One part of the Thermodesulforhabdaceae bacterium genome encodes these proteins:
- a CDS encoding sigma-54 dependent transcriptional regulator, whose product MNIEILVVDDEPDMLTLLTRIFASEPTYHVTATSDPREALNLISKQTYHVIITDLKMPNVDGMQILEAAKAKDETTAVIILTAYGTIESAVEATKKGAFDYVTKPFRKDRILHVVQQAIRWHLMTQENLCLKQELLEKSGYPSLIGNSQAIDRVRDQIMKVARTSATVLITGESGTGKELVARAIHSHSSRHDKPFVAINCSAIPESLLESEIFGYVKGAFTGAVKDKKGLIEEARGGTLFLDEIGDLAPPLQVKLLRLLQEGEYKPVGSNTIKKADVRYIAATNRNLQEKIERGEFREDLFYRLNVVHIHVPPLRERKEDILPLAHHFLRKYAILHGKSVQRFSPEATSRLIYHPWHGNVRELENTIERGVIMASGDILGVDDLFPAQDQKKSSSGLVIASDPSIFDIPFKEAKERILDEFQSRYLLRLLEKHGGNVSQTARESGLKRQHIYRLLKKIKEEPPT is encoded by the coding sequence ATGAACATTGAAATTCTTGTCGTAGATGACGAACCCGACATGCTAACTCTACTGACCCGCATTTTCGCTTCAGAACCCACTTATCACGTTACAGCAACTTCCGATCCACGGGAAGCCCTGAATCTTATTTCAAAACAAACCTACCATGTTATTATCACAGACCTCAAAATGCCCAATGTTGATGGTATGCAAATCCTGGAAGCTGCGAAAGCCAAAGATGAAACCACCGCCGTGATTATTCTTACTGCCTACGGAACTATTGAATCGGCTGTTGAAGCCACTAAGAAAGGCGCTTTTGATTATGTTACCAAGCCCTTCCGTAAGGATAGAATCCTCCATGTGGTTCAGCAGGCTATTCGCTGGCATCTGATGACTCAAGAAAATCTCTGCCTTAAACAGGAGTTGCTTGAAAAGTCCGGCTATCCAAGCCTGATAGGCAATAGTCAGGCTATAGACCGTGTTCGAGATCAGATAATGAAGGTTGCCAGAACGTCGGCGACAGTGCTTATCACTGGAGAGAGTGGCACAGGAAAAGAGCTCGTAGCTAGAGCAATACATTCTCACAGCTCTCGCCATGACAAGCCATTTGTGGCTATAAACTGTAGCGCTATACCTGAATCACTTCTTGAAAGCGAAATCTTTGGATACGTTAAAGGAGCCTTTACGGGAGCCGTAAAAGACAAGAAAGGTTTGATTGAAGAAGCTCGTGGTGGAACGCTCTTCCTTGACGAAATAGGCGATCTTGCTCCTCCCCTCCAGGTCAAGCTTCTAAGGCTCCTTCAGGAAGGAGAATACAAGCCCGTAGGATCCAACACCATCAAAAAAGCCGACGTGCGTTATATCGCGGCAACTAATCGAAATCTTCAGGAAAAGATTGAAAGGGGGGAATTTCGAGAAGATCTCTTTTACCGATTGAATGTTGTCCATATTCACGTGCCGCCCCTTCGAGAAAGAAAAGAAGACATTCTTCCCCTTGCTCACCATTTCCTGCGAAAATACGCCATACTTCACGGAAAATCCGTTCAGAGATTTTCACCGGAAGCCACCAGCAGACTCATTTATCATCCCTGGCATGGAAACGTGAGAGAACTCGAAAACACAATTGAGCGTGGAGTCATCATGGCTTCAGGGGATATTTTGGGAGTTGATGACCTGTTCCCCGCTCAGGACCAGAAAAAATCATCATCGGGACTTGTAATTGCAAGTGATCCTTCCATTTTCGACATTCCTTTTAAGGAGGCCAAAGAAAGAATTTTGGACGAATTTCAGAGCCGTTACCTTCTCAGGCTTCTGGAAAAGCACGGTGGTAATGTTTCACAGACGGCTCGCGAAAGCGGGCTTAAGCGTCAGCATATTTACAGACTTTTGAAGAAAATAAAGGAAGAGCCTCCAACGTAG
- a CDS encoding phosphoribosylformylglycinamidine synthase subunit PurQ, whose amino-acid sequence MLKRLEIALKPGILDAEGERICRKVRDYFSWDIPGDAIPGTSPVRVIHVITFDARLSEDEYEAIRRDIFTNPVTQISSFDPLTNPAVIPFEWVIWVGFRPGVRDTAGSVALEAISSYLRRNLHPEDAAYTSKIYEIRSGNLSRDQLEVIAKELLANELIQQWRIFSRDEWNPEEGIGFIVPRVFFKDSEYGRVHTLSVTSDEVLARLSRERNLALHPQDIPVIRNYFNRPEIRAERARVGLSDPTDVELEAISQARSDHCNHNTFRGVFTYRDLETGETVVVDNLFKTCIEAPTLELQKKKDWVISVLWDNAGVAAFDDNHHYVITGETHNSPSNMEAYGGALTGIVGVYRDIMGTGKGARLVGGLYGYCVGPRNYPGPLKPHLHPRRLLDGVVEGVRDGGNKHGVPTIFGNLLYHPSYLGKCLVFVASIGIMPQSVPNGPCHDKRPEPGDLIVMCGGRVGKDGIHGVTASSEAYSEHTPVGHVQIGDPYTQKKMHDFLLEARDEGLISFITDNGGGGLSSSVGESARLAGGAFVELDRVPLKYEGLDPWEIWVSESQERMTVGIKPEHLDRFMELSKKHEVESTVIGRYENTGKLHLTYNGKTCAYLDLKFFEEEFPKWRFEAEWLSPARRGLCEPVIKEPKNYGELLHTLMARPNVRSREWIQRQYDHEVQGTSVVKPLVGIHRDIPSDAAVIRPVFSSMKGLAVTQALHPFYGQIDTYHMVAVTIDESVRRLLSVGGRLDRIGGVDNFCWPTIQYDPQENPDGHYKAAQLVRANWALRDFCLAFGIPLLSGKDSMYVDGFLKGAFGERHKVSGLPTMQFTATTIVDDVSKCVTLDAKVPGDDVYIIGVTKNELGGSEYYDLFGYVGLNVPKVEVSSFVPLYRALEEAISEGLVASCHGIYRGGLAIHAALVVMAGWLGMEIDLGNVPTTGIDRNDYILFSESAGRFIVTVAPENREKFEAIFRKHCGSYADEAVRRIGVVLDKPVFRCIGLDGSILFEESIADIKKSWSGKEETDPPELYHPERSASDLRKMLLPASEGEGELHRNSVSFAPFTATGDSGKPLAIVLTGFGLNCDYETAHVLEIAGARAIRLHLNDLIAKPAWLREAKIFVIDGGFSWGDDHGAGVIMGCRLRYNLGEELLEFADRGGLILGICNGFQVLVNLGLLPGRWMKNSNSHEKAFTREVALLPNDCGHFVDSWVWLEANPLSPCVWTKGLNIVEFPVRHGEGKFYTSQEVLESLTENQLVALRYVRPDGSPAQGKYPFNPNGSIFDIAGICDPTGRIMGLMPHPEAFHHFTNHPNWTLYKELLFRSGRSSGDIPDVGLGVLFFRNAVKYWE is encoded by the coding sequence ATGTTGAAAAGATTGGAAATCGCACTCAAACCGGGCATTCTCGATGCCGAAGGTGAAAGAATCTGTCGGAAGGTCAGGGACTATTTTAGTTGGGACATTCCCGGAGATGCTATACCGGGGACATCCCCTGTGCGAGTCATTCATGTTATCACCTTTGATGCTCGTCTCAGCGAAGATGAATACGAAGCCATAAGACGTGACATATTCACCAATCCCGTTACACAGATATCAAGCTTCGATCCACTTACAAATCCTGCTGTTATTCCCTTTGAATGGGTAATCTGGGTTGGCTTCAGACCTGGAGTGAGAGACACAGCAGGAAGTGTGGCTCTTGAAGCTATCTCTTCTTATCTTCGCCGAAATCTTCACCCGGAAGATGCGGCTTATACATCAAAGATTTATGAAATCCGTTCCGGCAATTTGTCGAGAGATCAACTCGAAGTTATCGCAAAAGAACTCTTGGCTAATGAACTCATTCAGCAGTGGCGTATATTTTCTCGCGATGAGTGGAACCCTGAAGAAGGCATCGGTTTTATTGTGCCGCGAGTGTTTTTCAAGGATAGTGAATACGGGCGAGTGCATACCCTTTCGGTAACATCCGATGAAGTGCTGGCTCGTCTTAGTCGGGAACGTAACCTTGCTCTTCATCCGCAGGATATTCCCGTCATAAGGAATTACTTCAACCGTCCGGAAATAAGAGCCGAGCGAGCCAGAGTGGGACTTTCTGACCCAACGGATGTCGAACTTGAAGCTATCTCTCAGGCTAGAAGCGATCACTGTAATCACAACACTTTTCGAGGGGTCTTCACCTATCGAGATCTGGAAACAGGCGAGACTGTGGTGGTGGATAATTTATTTAAGACCTGTATCGAAGCGCCCACTCTTGAACTACAGAAAAAGAAAGACTGGGTCATTTCGGTTCTCTGGGATAATGCCGGAGTAGCGGCTTTTGATGATAACCATCACTACGTTATAACCGGTGAAACTCACAACAGCCCGTCCAATATGGAAGCTTACGGGGGAGCTTTAACAGGCATCGTCGGTGTCTATCGCGACATTATGGGAACGGGCAAAGGAGCTCGCCTTGTTGGAGGACTTTACGGCTACTGTGTAGGTCCTAGAAACTATCCTGGGCCTCTTAAGCCTCACCTTCATCCACGCCGCCTCCTAGACGGCGTCGTTGAAGGAGTGCGAGATGGCGGAAACAAACATGGAGTGCCCACTATCTTTGGAAACCTCCTTTATCATCCATCCTATCTGGGTAAATGTCTCGTCTTTGTCGCATCCATTGGCATCATGCCGCAATCAGTTCCCAATGGTCCCTGCCATGACAAACGACCCGAGCCGGGAGATCTTATAGTGATGTGCGGAGGAAGGGTAGGGAAGGATGGTATTCACGGCGTGACGGCTTCCAGCGAAGCCTATTCAGAACACACCCCTGTGGGGCACGTGCAAATAGGCGATCCCTACACTCAGAAGAAAATGCACGACTTTCTCCTTGAAGCCCGCGACGAAGGACTTATCTCCTTCATTACGGACAACGGCGGTGGAGGATTGTCTTCGTCCGTGGGAGAGTCAGCTCGGCTTGCAGGTGGAGCCTTCGTCGAACTCGACAGGGTGCCTCTCAAGTATGAAGGACTTGACCCTTGGGAAATCTGGGTTTCTGAATCTCAGGAACGAATGACGGTTGGGATCAAGCCAGAACATCTCGATCGCTTCATGGAGCTTTCGAAAAAACACGAAGTGGAAAGCACCGTAATCGGACGCTATGAAAATACAGGAAAGCTTCACCTGACCTATAACGGTAAGACCTGCGCATATCTGGATCTGAAGTTCTTCGAAGAAGAATTTCCCAAGTGGCGCTTTGAAGCTGAATGGCTTTCTCCTGCTCGGAGAGGATTGTGCGAGCCCGTCATCAAGGAGCCGAAAAATTACGGGGAACTTCTTCACACCTTGATGGCTCGCCCTAATGTGCGGTCTCGCGAATGGATCCAGCGCCAGTATGATCACGAAGTTCAGGGAACCTCCGTGGTAAAACCTTTAGTTGGTATTCATAGAGACATTCCTTCTGATGCTGCTGTGATTCGTCCAGTTTTTTCTTCAATGAAAGGACTTGCCGTCACTCAGGCTCTTCATCCCTTCTACGGGCAGATTGATACCTATCACATGGTTGCCGTGACCATAGACGAAAGCGTTAGAAGACTTCTCTCCGTCGGTGGACGGCTCGATCGCATAGGAGGGGTTGATAACTTCTGCTGGCCCACAATTCAGTATGATCCGCAGGAAAACCCCGATGGTCACTATAAGGCGGCTCAGCTTGTGAGAGCCAACTGGGCACTTAGAGATTTCTGTCTCGCTTTTGGGATTCCGCTTCTTTCTGGAAAAGACAGCATGTATGTGGATGGTTTCCTCAAGGGAGCCTTTGGGGAACGCCATAAAGTTTCCGGTTTGCCCACCATGCAGTTCACCGCTACGACCATTGTGGACGATGTTTCAAAGTGCGTTACCCTTGATGCAAAAGTTCCGGGTGACGATGTTTATATAATCGGCGTCACTAAAAACGAGCTCGGAGGATCGGAATACTACGATCTGTTTGGCTACGTGGGACTGAATGTTCCAAAGGTTGAAGTTTCCAGCTTTGTGCCCCTTTATAGGGCTCTCGAAGAAGCCATTTCCGAAGGTCTTGTGGCGTCATGCCATGGGATTTACCGTGGAGGGCTTGCCATTCATGCTGCTCTGGTTGTAATGGCAGGCTGGCTTGGGATGGAAATTGATCTTGGAAATGTCCCGACAACCGGTATTGATCGTAACGACTACATCCTTTTTAGCGAATCGGCAGGACGCTTCATAGTTACGGTGGCGCCTGAGAATAGAGAAAAATTTGAAGCGATTTTCCGAAAGCATTGTGGAAGTTATGCCGATGAAGCGGTAAGGCGAATTGGTGTTGTGCTGGATAAACCGGTCTTCCGATGTATAGGGCTTGATGGCTCAATACTTTTCGAAGAATCGATCGCTGATATTAAGAAATCCTGGTCGGGAAAGGAGGAGACTGATCCCCCTGAACTTTATCATCCTGAACGCAGTGCAAGCGACTTGAGGAAGATGTTGTTGCCTGCTTCTGAAGGTGAAGGTGAGTTGCACAGGAATTCAGTGTCTTTTGCTCCCTTCACAGCCACTGGTGATTCAGGTAAGCCTCTGGCTATTGTGCTAACCGGTTTCGGTTTGAACTGCGACTACGAAACGGCTCATGTTTTGGAGATTGCCGGAGCCAGAGCCATCCGCCTGCATCTGAACGATCTCATCGCTAAACCTGCCTGGTTGCGAGAAGCTAAAATTTTCGTCATAGACGGCGGCTTTTCCTGGGGAGACGACCACGGAGCTGGAGTTATCATGGGATGCCGCCTCAGGTATAACCTTGGTGAAGAACTGCTTGAATTTGCCGATAGAGGTGGGTTGATACTTGGTATTTGCAACGGCTTTCAGGTGCTCGTCAACCTAGGACTGCTACCCGGCAGATGGATGAAAAATTCTAATTCTCATGAGAAGGCTTTTACTCGAGAAGTGGCTCTTCTCCCCAATGACTGCGGTCATTTTGTTGACTCCTGGGTGTGGTTGGAAGCAAATCCACTCTCTCCCTGCGTGTGGACTAAAGGATTGAACATCGTCGAATTCCCTGTTCGACACGGCGAAGGCAAGTTTTACACATCTCAGGAGGTTTTGGAGTCTCTCACTGAAAATCAACTGGTAGCTTTGAGATACGTTCGCCCTGACGGGAGTCCTGCTCAGGGAAAATATCCCTTTAATCCAAACGGCTCTATTTTTGATATTGCTGGAATTTGCGATCCCACAGGTCGCATCATGGGACTGATGCCTCATCCTGAAGCTTTCCACCATTTTACCAATCATCCAAACTGGACTCTTTATAAAGAACTTCTGTTCCGATCCGGTAGATCCTCTGGCGATATTCCTGATGTGGGGCTCGGAGTGCTCTTCTTTAGAAACGCCGTAAAGTATTGGGAGTAA
- the purN gene encoding phosphoribosylglycinamide formyltransferase, whose translation MSNDKKLKLAVFISGSGTNLQSILERSADGRLLANVEVVISDRKDAYGLERARKFGVPAYVVDYSRYLKEIQPRRVAYEKAEEEILRILGNYSIDYVVLAGFMRLLTPHFLERFRSEEGVFRVINIHPALLPAFPGQNGYEDTFNYGCRWGGITVHFVDEGEDTGPVIAQAVYPIFPEDTVETVRRRGLAIEYEVYAQVLNWLAEGMVKVLPREKGRPKILITDPQYRNIIQRWIDFAFSLA comes from the coding sequence ATGAGCAACGATAAAAAACTGAAACTTGCAGTTTTCATTTCAGGAAGTGGGACCAATCTGCAGTCTATTCTTGAAAGAAGCGCTGATGGAAGACTTCTTGCTAATGTTGAGGTGGTTATATCCGATCGAAAAGACGCTTATGGGTTAGAGCGAGCCCGTAAGTTTGGTGTTCCGGCTTATGTTGTTGACTACAGTCGATACCTTAAAGAGATTCAACCGCGGCGGGTGGCTTACGAAAAGGCGGAAGAAGAAATCCTGCGGATTCTAGGAAATTACTCAATAGACTATGTTGTTCTCGCCGGCTTTATGAGGCTTCTCACACCGCACTTTCTGGAGCGTTTCAGAAGCGAAGAAGGCGTTTTTCGGGTCATAAACATTCATCCCGCCTTGCTCCCGGCTTTTCCCGGACAGAATGGCTATGAAGACACTTTTAACTACGGCTGTCGCTGGGGAGGCATTACTGTTCACTTTGTAGATGAAGGAGAAGATACAGGACCTGTTATTGCTCAGGCTGTGTATCCGATCTTTCCTGAAGATACTGTGGAAACTGTTCGCAGGAGAGGACTTGCTATCGAATACGAAGTTTACGCTCAGGTGCTGAATTGGCTTGCTGAAGGCATGGTGAAGGTTTTGCCAAGAGAAAAGGGCAGACCCAAGATTCTCATAACAGACCCTCAATACCGAAACATCATCCAGAGATGGATAGATTTTGCCTTTTCTCTGGCTTGA
- a CDS encoding ATP-binding protein, with product MMWKDWFKLKNDLSPQSSGRRELRKILIGIGLATLVLICLATVLGIVNMRYVKNVVKDQFNEEQLILAETSAERIEKAFYNALSDLVFLSTFPAIQYAERKYYEQLLALTLPLLQKDSIMEIVRVSKDGKRIFTVNREQGLLFEDSSTDRDEAAIYMATARNSAARGKALPLETKKVSSGEHTTVWMTVITPIYENASDTDHPYPSRRLSGYLRASINLTEMAREIVATVRSGKTGYSWVIDHTGMFIYHPEENFVGENAFEARSRRNPNITFVQINEIQKNYMLQGKKGTGSYMSGWHKEIVAPMEKLIAYSPVKIETSEKTLFWSVAVVAPVYEIEGIVSRIYARQILFQGIVLGALLLASLFVIIYEFRWVSILEVEVAKKTEDIKAYATELEQSEAKYRSLVEGAEDIIFSVDAQGIIKTANKSMRQLFNVSDESELGGKPIDVIFPEDSSSEQIKIIKKVIAERKSFRTEEKIISGGRTLWFYLNYIPLEADYGSPLVLVIGRDMTEWKEIEDQLINTEKLASLGTLAAGVAHELNNPLGIMLGFCELLLERFEPGSMEYNDLKVIERHGLHCKSIVERLLSFARFSEEKEDFCDVNENIELVVSVIDHTLEMNNITLECFLDEDLPLVACDPRGFQQVLLNLINNAIHALKGRREKKISIKTRKKGEAFAEISVSDIGCGIPKHILPKIFDPFFTTKKVGEGTGLGLSVSYGIVTQFGGSITCESISEDENNEKAGTTFTIILPVYRGEEQTKS from the coding sequence ATGATGTGGAAAGATTGGTTTAAATTAAAAAATGATCTGTCGCCACAGTCTTCTGGCAGGCGAGAACTTAGAAAGATTCTTATCGGCATAGGGCTAGCAACCCTTGTTTTGATCTGTCTGGCAACGGTGCTGGGCATTGTCAACATGCGATATGTTAAGAATGTGGTAAAGGACCAATTCAACGAGGAACAGCTTATCCTTGCCGAAACATCTGCAGAAAGGATTGAAAAAGCCTTTTATAACGCTCTATCGGATCTTGTTTTTCTTAGCACATTTCCAGCTATTCAATATGCTGAGCGAAAATATTACGAACAACTCCTGGCTCTCACCCTACCGCTACTACAGAAGGATTCGATAATGGAAATAGTTAGAGTAAGCAAGGATGGGAAGAGGATTTTTACAGTAAACAGGGAGCAGGGTCTTTTATTTGAAGATTCATCAACGGATCGTGATGAGGCAGCCATATATATGGCTACTGCTCGAAACTCCGCGGCTAGAGGAAAGGCTCTGCCTCTGGAAACTAAAAAAGTTTCCTCAGGTGAACATACCACCGTCTGGATGACAGTGATTACCCCAATCTACGAAAACGCTTCTGATACTGATCACCCCTATCCAAGCCGACGATTATCTGGCTATCTCAGGGCTAGCATTAATCTCACCGAAATGGCAAGAGAAATCGTTGCTACCGTGAGATCGGGGAAAACAGGCTACTCCTGGGTTATAGACCACACGGGTATGTTTATCTATCATCCAGAAGAAAATTTTGTAGGTGAAAACGCCTTCGAGGCAAGAAGTCGCAGAAACCCGAATATTACCTTTGTGCAGATCAATGAAATCCAGAAAAACTACATGCTTCAGGGGAAAAAAGGCACCGGAAGTTACATGTCGGGCTGGCACAAGGAAATCGTGGCTCCAATGGAAAAACTTATAGCTTATAGTCCCGTTAAAATTGAAACTTCAGAGAAGACACTTTTCTGGTCTGTTGCTGTTGTGGCACCTGTTTACGAAATAGAAGGCATTGTAAGTCGCATTTACGCAAGACAAATTCTGTTTCAGGGAATAGTGTTGGGAGCTCTACTTCTAGCAAGTCTTTTTGTGATCATCTATGAATTTAGATGGGTTTCTATTCTGGAAGTTGAAGTGGCAAAGAAAACAGAGGACATAAAAGCCTACGCCACTGAACTGGAACAGTCGGAAGCCAAGTATCGTTCCCTCGTAGAAGGCGCAGAAGATATCATTTTTAGTGTGGATGCTCAGGGCATTATAAAAACAGCGAATAAATCTATGAGGCAACTTTTTAACGTATCTGACGAAAGCGAGTTAGGGGGAAAGCCAATAGATGTGATATTTCCTGAAGATAGCTCATCAGAGCAAATAAAGATCATCAAAAAAGTCATTGCAGAAAGGAAAAGCTTCCGAACAGAGGAAAAAATAATTTCTGGCGGTCGAACCCTGTGGTTTTATCTCAACTATATTCCTCTGGAAGCGGATTATGGATCGCCGCTTGTGCTTGTTATAGGGCGGGATATGACCGAATGGAAGGAAATAGAAGATCAACTCATAAACACGGAAAAACTTGCATCTCTGGGAACTCTTGCTGCAGGTGTGGCTCACGAACTGAATAATCCTCTCGGAATCATGTTGGGTTTTTGCGAACTTCTTCTGGAAAGATTTGAACCCGGTAGTATGGAATATAACGACCTGAAAGTCATTGAACGCCATGGACTTCATTGCAAAAGCATCGTGGAAAGGCTTTTGAGCTTTGCTCGATTCAGTGAAGAAAAGGAAGATTTCTGCGATGTGAACGAAAACATAGAACTGGTTGTTTCCGTAATCGATCATACTCTGGAGATGAATAACATTACTTTGGAATGTTTTCTCGACGAAGACCTTCCTCTTGTAGCCTGTGATCCTAGAGGTTTCCAACAAGTTCTTTTGAATTTGATAAACAACGCCATACACGCCTTGAAAGGAAGACGGGAAAAGAAAATATCCATAAAAACAAGGAAAAAGGGCGAAGCATTTGCTGAAATAAGTGTTTCTGATATTGGCTGCGGGATTCCAAAACATATACTGCCGAAAATTTTTGATCCTTTCTTTACTACAAAAAAAGTGGGGGAAGGGACAGGATTAGGGCTTTCAGTAAGTTACGGTATTGTGACGCAGTTCGGTGGATCCATTACTTGCGAGAGCATTTCAGAAGACGAAAATAACGAAAAAGCTGGGACCACTTTTACCATTATTCTTCCCGTTTATCGTGGGGAAGAGCAAACTAAATCTTAA
- a CDS encoding Clp1/GlmU family protein, which yields MNTQIEIPDSWERLSLDGLSGLFMIIGAPDSGKSTFARYLFSRLSTYHERIAFIDGDVGQTTLGPPTTMTLAVYENRRQESSNSLPTVFTSETESSLVGANPLTNSPSPLLGTFRVFVGSTSPRGHMLQTVIGLHKLVRQAHKLRATAIVLDTTGLVAQDQGGTILKLCKIDLLEPKVVFAIRRDRELEHILIPLRRSSRTNLVELSPASAITPRDFATRRAHRREAFRRYFANASSLEIQWTKFAVVPSPAFQQGRLVALEDRRGFTLGLGIVLLIDSPQRLVSLLTPLRSADRLDTIKIGNLWLDPQTFEERRRWGIVSSQSQSQPDDNPDESKYDL from the coding sequence ATGAACACCCAGATAGAAATTCCTGACTCCTGGGAACGGTTATCTCTGGATGGGCTCTCCGGGCTTTTTATGATCATAGGAGCGCCCGATTCCGGAAAATCCACCTTTGCTCGCTACCTTTTCTCACGCCTCTCCACATACCACGAACGAATCGCTTTCATAGACGGGGATGTGGGGCAGACAACCCTGGGACCCCCAACAACAATGACTCTCGCCGTTTACGAGAACCGTCGTCAAGAAAGCAGTAACAGTTTGCCGACTGTATTTACTTCAGAAACAGAATCATCCCTGGTTGGAGCAAATCCTTTAACCAATTCGCCATCACCCTTACTGGGAACTTTTCGAGTTTTTGTTGGATCGACTTCGCCAAGAGGGCACATGCTCCAGACCGTCATCGGCTTGCACAAGCTGGTCAGGCAGGCTCATAAGCTCAGGGCTACAGCCATCGTTCTGGATACAACCGGGTTGGTGGCTCAGGATCAAGGAGGCACAATACTTAAGCTCTGCAAAATAGATCTTCTGGAACCAAAAGTTGTTTTTGCCATTCGTCGAGATCGAGAGCTAGAACACATCCTCATACCACTCAGGCGATCATCAAGAACTAATCTTGTAGAACTGTCCCCAGCATCGGCAATAACGCCCAGAGATTTCGCAACTCGCAGGGCTCACCGAAGGGAAGCTTTTCGTCGATACTTCGCCAACGCATCCTCCTTAGAAATCCAGTGGACAAAGTTCGCTGTGGTTCCATCACCTGCTTTCCAACAGGGAAGACTGGTAGCGCTGGAAGACAGGCGAGGATTCACTCTTGGTCTGGGTATCGTCCTCCTGATAGACTCACCACAAAGGTTAGTCTCCCTTCTTACACCTCTTCGCTCTGCAGACCGCCTCGATACCATAAAAATTGGAAACCTCTGGCTTGATCCCCAAACCTTCGAAGAACGCAGAAGATGGGGAATCGTCTCGAGCCAATCACAATCCCAACCGGATGATAACCCTGATGAAAGTAAATACGACTTATGA
- a CDS encoding deoxyribonuclease IV, producing MKLGAHESISGGLHKAFDRAVSAGCEALQIFLESSRSWQTKILSEEEIRLFKKKAAETGISPVLGHASYLINLATPDDVLWRKSCRMFLNELERCEVLGIPCLIIHPGSHMGKGETEGLRRVAQALKDVLIATSGFKTKILLETTAGQGTSLGYQFEHLAWLMENTCHDGRIGICLDTCHIFAAGYDIRTLESYEATMHELDKVIGLRHVHAIHLNDSKTPLGSRIDRHEHIGKGALGIEAFRLIVNDHRFTNLPGLIETPKDATLEKDRENLSVLRSLANTRRKTRKELK from the coding sequence ATGAAACTAGGGGCTCACGAATCTATCTCCGGTGGACTTCATAAAGCTTTTGATCGTGCTGTTTCTGCAGGCTGTGAAGCTTTGCAAATCTTCCTGGAATCGAGCCGATCATGGCAAACCAAAATTTTGTCAGAAGAAGAAATACGCCTTTTCAAGAAAAAAGCTGCAGAAACCGGGATCTCCCCTGTTCTGGGTCATGCATCTTATCTAATCAATCTAGCCACACCGGACGATGTCCTGTGGCGCAAGTCCTGCCGAATGTTTTTAAACGAACTGGAACGTTGCGAAGTTCTTGGCATACCCTGCCTGATCATCCACCCTGGATCCCACATGGGAAAAGGCGAAACAGAAGGATTAAGAAGAGTCGCCCAGGCTCTTAAAGACGTGCTGATAGCTACATCAGGATTTAAAACCAAAATACTTCTTGAAACTACAGCGGGTCAGGGCACAAGCCTGGGCTATCAATTTGAACATCTGGCATGGCTTATGGAAAACACCTGTCACGATGGGCGAATCGGCATCTGCTTAGACACCTGCCACATTTTCGCTGCCGGCTATGACATAAGAACCCTTGAGTCCTACGAAGCCACAATGCATGAACTGGATAAAGTTATCGGACTCCGTCATGTCCACGCCATCCATCTCAACGATTCCAAAACTCCACTGGGAAGTCGAATAGACCGCCATGAACATATCGGCAAAGGTGCACTGGGAATAGAAGCTTTTCGTTTGATTGTTAACGACCATAGGTTTACCAATCTTCCCGGACTGATAGAAACTCCTAAAGATGCAACTCTTGAAAAAGACAGGGAAAACCTTTCTGTTCTTCGGTCTCTTGCTAACACCAGGAGGAAGACTCGAAAGGAACTGAAATGA